CGTCGTTCCCGACGCACGGATTTTGGCGGGCTGACCCCGGCTGGTAATGTTGTGCGCTGTTGCGGTGACGCCGTGGAGATGCTTCACGCGCCGACACCGCCCGGTGCGAGTTCAGCCCCCAGGGCCGACCGCCCGACCCGAACAGACAGACATATCCACCAGCAACGACAGAGGTAACACGCGTGGCAAACATCAAGTCTCAGATCAAGCGCAATCGCACCAATGAAGCGAACCGCCAGCGCAACCAGTCGGTGAAGTCGGCCCTTCGTACCGCGATCCGCAGCTTCCGTGAGGCTGTCGAGTCCGGCGACAAGGCGAAGGCCGCCGAGCTCGGCCAGACCGCCAGCCGCAAGCTCGACAAGGCTGCCAGCAAGGGCGTCATCCACGCCAACCAGGCCGCCAACAAGAAGTCGGCCATCGCTCTCGCGGTCAACAAGCTCTGATCTGACGCCGACCCCGGGTCGGTCCGACGGTTGATCCGTCGCCACCTCTCCATACCTCGATCACCCCGGCAGCATCCACGCGGTTGCCGGGGTGATTGTCGTTTCTGTCTGGCGCCCTACCGCTGGTTGAGCCGGCCCCGAGCGGAGCCGCCCCCACCGCTGGTTGAGCCGGCCCCGAGCGGAGCGAGGCGCCGAGTCGAAGCCACTCCCGTCCGACGGCCGACTCAAGACCGGCCGGACGGGCGTCAGCTCCGCCGACGCCCGTCCGGCCGGAGGTCGGCGACCGTGGCGACGGCGTGGGTGAGGCTGTAATCGGGGTCGGCGGCCTGCCCCTTCACATCCGCGTTGAGCGCCGCGACCACGCCGACCGCCCGCGCGATCGACTCCGCGTCCCACGCCTTGGCCTTCGCCTGCACGTTCTTGACCCGGTTGGGCGGCATGCCGAGTTCGCGGGCCGCATCGAAGTGGTTGATCGACCCCATGGGTCGGATGCGAGCGATGGCGTGGACGGCCTCGGCGAGGGCGTCGGCAAGCAGCACCCGCGGCACGCCGTGGTGCAGCGCCCAGGCCAGGGATTCCAGCGCGCCGGCACGGTCGCCCGTCACCGCCCGGTCGGCCACCTCGTATCCGGTCACCTCGGGACGGCCCTGGTAGTACAGGCGCACGGTGTCGCGGTCGACCTTGCCGCCGGTGTCGGCCACGAGTTGCGCGCACGCGGCGGCCAGCTCGCGCAGTTCCGATCCGACGCCCTCGACCACCTGCTCGACGACATCGGCGCCGACCTTTACGCCCAGCGAACGGAACTCGTTGCGCACGAAAGTCATTCGCTCCGACGGCCACTTCGGGGCGGTCGTCTCGTGCTCGACGGCCCCGGCCTTCTTCAACGCGGGGACCATCGACTTCGCCCGGCCCCCGCCGTGATGGATCACCATCAGCGTGATGCCCTCGGGCAGCGACGACGCGGTCGCGGCGATGAGCGCGGCCGGCTCCTTGCCCGCGTCGGCGGCGGCCTCGACGACGACGATCCGCTCTTCGGCGAACAGCGACGGACTGAGCAACTCCGCGAGTTCGTGTTCGCTCACGTCGCCGGCACGTACCCGGGTCACCGGCACCGGGGTACCTGCCGCTTTCGACGCGGCGTCGACCACGGCCGAGATCACCCGGCCGGTGAGGAAGTCGTCGTCTCCGAGCAGCAGGTGCAGGCGATCGGTCACGGCGACAATGGTGCCAGACGGCGCCGACACGATCACCGGACCGCCGCCCGGCCAACCGAATACGACAAAGTGGACGGGTCCTGTGGGCAAGTGAATCCGGTCGATCGCGGGCCGTTACGGTGAGCTTCTGCCATCGGCCCACCGACATTCGGAGGAGTTGCCCGCGTGACTGTCGAGCATCCCGGCACCGACACGGGTGCCGACACCGACGAGGGATACCAACGCGGGCTCACCGCCCGCACCGTGCAGATGATCGCCATCGGCGGCGCGATCGGCACCGGCCTCTTCTACGGCGCGGGTGGCGCGATCGAGAAGGCGGGACCGGCACTCATCCTGGCGTACG
The genomic region above belongs to Gordonia hongkongensis and contains:
- the holA gene encoding DNA polymerase III subunit delta, whose product is MTDRLHLLLGDDDFLTGRVISAVVDAASKAAGTPVPVTRVRAGDVSEHELAELLSPSLFAEERIVVVEAAADAGKEPAALIAATASSLPEGITLMVIHHGGGRAKSMVPALKKAGAVEHETTAPKWPSERMTFVRNEFRSLGVKVGADVVEQVVEGVGSELRELAAACAQLVADTGGKVDRDTVRLYYQGRPEVTGYEVADRAVTGDRAGALESLAWALHHGVPRVLLADALAEAVHAIARIRPMGSINHFDAARELGMPPNRVKNVQAKAKAWDAESIARAVGVVAALNADVKGQAADPDYSLTHAVATVADLRPDGRRRS
- the rpsT gene encoding 30S ribosomal protein S20; its protein translation is MANIKSQIKRNRTNEANRQRNQSVKSALRTAIRSFREAVESGDKAKAAELGQTASRKLDKAASKGVIHANQAANKKSAIALAVNKL